A window of the bacterium genome harbors these coding sequences:
- a CDS encoding methyltransferase has product MNGAADQIVDLIFGRWRSQILYAGTALGVFDHLATGEAKNAEALAAELGVHSGLLYRLLRALASLGLLLESNSRSFSISKAGELLRSDHPQSLRYMALLEEGPEHYALWKHLPDMIRDGRQNAFVREFDGMAFEYARRNSDYGRIFNQAMTSYSAVQSGLVLEALRAYDFSSIRTLCDVAGGHGHLVCALLKAYPHLVGVVLDLPEVVSDSNQLWATKLGLGDRCTYVCGDMFKEVPTADAYMLKLILHDWNDRECVQILSNIRKAATGKGRVLIIEHIVPGADTPHFAKLFDIHMMCWGTGRERTEGEYVRLLEAAGWKCVDSWYPSNRMMGVIEGHW; this is encoded by the coding sequence ATGAACGGGGCTGCCGATCAGATCGTTGACTTGATCTTCGGGCGCTGGCGCAGCCAGATCCTCTACGCTGGCACAGCCCTGGGGGTTTTCGATCATCTTGCCACGGGTGAGGCAAAGAACGCAGAGGCCCTCGCAGCGGAACTCGGTGTTCACTCTGGACTCCTGTACCGGTTGCTGCGAGCTCTCGCGTCGCTGGGTCTTCTTCTGGAGAGCAACTCGCGCAGCTTTTCGATCAGCAAAGCGGGTGAGTTGTTGCGCTCGGATCATCCGCAATCCCTAAGGTACATGGCGCTTCTTGAGGAAGGGCCCGAGCACTATGCATTGTGGAAACATCTGCCGGATATGATCCGAGACGGAAGACAGAACGCATTTGTGCGCGAGTTTGATGGCATGGCGTTCGAGTACGCTCGCCGGAACAGCGACTACGGGCGCATCTTCAACCAGGCGATGACAAGCTATTCCGCTGTACAGTCCGGTTTGGTTCTTGAGGCGTTGCGAGCCTATGACTTCTCGAGTATTCGCACGCTCTGCGATGTCGCGGGGGGTCATGGACATCTGGTCTGTGCATTGCTCAAAGCATACCCGCATCTCGTAGGGGTTGTTCTGGACCTCCCTGAGGTGGTCAGTGATTCGAATCAGCTATGGGCCACGAAACTCGGGTTGGGAGATCGTTGCACGTATGTCTGCGGGGACATGTTCAAAGAGGTCCCCACTGCGGATGCCTATATGCTGAAGCTCATTCTCCACGATTGGAACGATCGGGAATGCGTCCAAATCCTGTCCAACATCCGCAAGGCCGCTACGGGCAAAGGGCGGGTCCTCATCATCGAGCACATCGTGCCGGGGGCGGACACGCCCCATTTCGCGAAACTGTTCGATATTCATATGATGTGCTGGGGGACCGGTCGGGAGAGGACGGAGGGTGAGTATGTGCGACTACTCGAAGCTGCGGGGTGGAAATGCGTCGATTCGTGGTACCCGAGCAATCGGATGATGGGAGTCATCGAGGGGCATTGGTGA